Genomic segment of Umezawaea sp. Da 62-37:
AGCTGCTGCGCTACGTCCGCCGCTTCACCGGCGCGCTGGCCGCGCTCGGCATCCGGCGCGGTGACGCGGTGGCCTACCAGCTGCCGGACTGGTGGGAGACGACCGCGCTCACCCTGGCCTGCATGTGGACCGGCGCGGTGGCCGTGCCGATCCAGACCACCATCGGACCGCGCGAGGTGGAGCTGATCCTCACCGACTCCGAGGCCAGGCTGTGCGTCACGACCCAGTCCTGGCAGGGCACCGAGCCCGCGGCGGAGCTGGAGCGGATGGCGGGCAGGCTGCCCCGGCTGCGCTACCGCGTGGTGTACGGCGACCAGCCGGGCAACGGCGCGGTCGACTTCGCCGAGCACTTCCTCGACACCCCGCACGAGGACCTGGCCAGCAAACCGCCGCCGCTGCCGACCGGGTCGGCGATGGACGAGCCCCGGCTGCTGATGTTCACCTCCGGCACCACCGGGCAGCGCAAGTCCGTGCTGCACACCGAGAACTCGATCTACGCCGGGATCGCCGGGTACGCCCGGCCGGTGGAACGCGGCTGGGACCGGCACGAGGTGTTCTGCACGCCGCACCCCATCACCGCGCTCGCCGGGCTGCTGTACTCCATCTGGGGGCCGCTGCTGGCCCAGGGGACCGGCGTGTACCAGGACGTCTGGGACGCCGACCGGCAACTCGACCTCATCGCCTCCGCGGGCGTGACGCAGCTCTTCGCGGCCCCGATCTTCCTCACCCGGATGGTCGAGGCGCAACGCCGCAGACCCCGCGACCTGCCGACGTTGCGACTGCTGAAGGCAGGTGCCTCGCCCGCGCCCACCGGCCTGGTCGACCAGCTGGCCGAGGGGTTCGGCGTGCCGATCCGGTCCTGCTGGGCGATGACCGAGGTCGGCCTGGGCATGCGGACGCGGGAGGACGACCCGGACCGGTGGGCGGCGCACAGCGACGGCCACCCGCTGCCGGGCCTGTCGGTGGACCTGCGGCCGGTGCCCGGAGTCGACGGGCTGAGCAGGCTGTGGGTCCGCGGCCCCTCGCTGTGCACCGCCGTGTGGCAGACCAACGCGGCGGGCGAACGGGACGTGCGCAGGCCGTGGGAGTCCGACGGCGGCTGGTTCGACACCGGCGACCTGGTCCGGCCCGACGGTCGCGGCGGCCTGCGGTTCGCCGGGCGGGCGAACCGCAGGATCGGCGGCATGTTCATGATCCCGGTCGAGGAGGTGGAAAAGGAGCTGCACCAGCACCCGGCGATCCGCGAGGTCGCGGTGATCGGCTACTCGGTGTCCGACTGCGACGAGCAGCCGTGCGTCGTGGTGGCCTCCCGCGGCCGCTGCCCGTCCCTGGCCGACCTGCGGGACTTCCTGGTCTGGAGGGGGATGACCGAGTGGTACCTGCCGACCAAGCTGATCCAGGTGGACAGCCTGCCGCACGACCCCTGCGGCAAGGTCGACTACGACCGGCTACCCGTCGTGCTGTCCGCCGCGAAGGTTTCCTAGGCCGTACCCGGCTTTGAGCACCCACTGCGCCACGTGGATCCGGGACGGCAGGCCCAACCGGTGCATTATCTGCCGGACGTGGTTCACCGCCGTCCACTCGGAGATCTGCAACTGGTGGGCGATCTGCCGGTTGGTCAGCCCCTGGCTGACCAGCGCGGCGATCTGGTACTGCCGGGGCGTGAGCTTCGCGTCCTGCGGCGCGCTGGGCGTCCGTCCGCTGCCTGCCAGCAGCGGCGCGGACAGGATTTCCGCCACTACCGCGGCGGTGTCGAGTAATCGGCCCTCGTGCCACAGCGCCTCGAACCGCGGGTTGCCGAGGTGGGTGCGCAACTGCCGCAAGGGCCCCGCGGGCACGGATCGCAGAGCCCGCAACGGCGCCGCGCGGGTCGCCTTGCGCAGCGTCGAACTCGCCGCCATCACCCGCACGACCCTGTCCTCCTGACCCGGAATCTGCTTCCACAGCAGGAAGGCGTACGCGTCGAGCACGGTCGGCAGCATGGTGCGCTCCCCCACCGACCACAGCTTCTCCAGGCTCAGCCGGAACGACCGCTCGGCCAGGTCGACCTGGCCGCGGGCCACCGCGACCTCACCCTGCTCGGCGACCACCAGGCCCAGCCCGCGCACGTCCTGGTGACGCAGGTACACCTGTCGGGCGGCCTCCAGCCGCTCCTCCCACCGGTCGAGGTCGTGCCCCGAGGACATGGCGAGCGCGAGCGCCGCGTCCCCGATCTCGGTCGGCGCCTCCGGCCTGCCCGCCGCCCGGATCACGGCGTCCACCGACCGCACGTTCAGCCGCTCGCCCGCGTGCAGCAGCGTGGCGTGCCGCTGGGCCAGCATGGCCAGTTCCAGGTCCTGGTCGCCGGACGCCCGGTAGGCCGTGCCCGCCCGGTGGAACGCTTCCGCGGCCCGCAGCACGTCGCCCATCGCAGTGGCCAGCACACCCTGAGCCGAGTCCAGGGCACCTCCCGACAGCGGCGGCGCGGCGGCGAGGTGCAGGCTGCCCACCTCCAGATGGCCGCGGACCAGCCAGAACCGGTGGATCGCCACGGCGGTCCGCGCGGCCTCGGTCAGCCGCCCCTCGTGCCGCAGGAACTCCAGCGCGCGTCGCACGTTGTCGTGGGCCGCCGCGAGTTCGTCCAGCCAGTGCGCCTGGTCGGGACCGGTCAGGTGCGGCCGGGAGCGCTCGGCGAACGCCTGGAAGTGCTCGGCATGCCGGGACCTCGCCTCGACGAGTTCGCCCCGTTCGGCAAGCACGGCCATGCAGAACGCCCGCACGGTCTCCAGCACGGCGAACCGCGGGTCGCCCGCGCCGTGCCGGACCGCGACCAGGTTGAGGTCCACCAGCGGTTCCAGCACGTGCTCGGTCTGGTGCGGAGCCAGCCCCCCGAGTTCCTCGACCGTGTGCAGCCCCACGTCCTGCGAGGACACCGAGATCCGCGTCAGCAGGCGCTGCTGCTCCTCGTCCAGCAGCCGGAAGCTGCTCTCCGTCAGGGCGTGCACCGACCTGTGCCGCTGGAGCTTGCCGGTGTTCTTGCCCGCCGGGCCGTAGCTGCCCTCGCGCAGCCGGGCGACCAGGGTGCCGACCGGGAACAGCCGCAGCCGGGCCGCGGTCAGCTCGATCGCCAGCGGCAGGCCGTCCATCCGGCGGCAGATCTCCGCGACCGGGCCCGCGTTCTCCGCCGTGAGCGCGAAGGACGGGTCGACGGCGCGTGCCCGGTCCATGAACAACGCCACCGACGGGTACTCCTGCAACTCCGCCACGTCCTCGGTGAGCGGCCACTTCGGCGTGGGCAGCGGCCGCAGCGGGAACAGCCGTTCGCCGTACAGCGTCAATGGGCGTCTGCTCGTGGTCAGCACCCTCAGGTCGTTGAGATGATCTCAGCGAGTTTCAGGTGAGTCGTCCATGTTCGAAATGAGTGAGGACGAGGGCGGCTTTGACGATGGCGCCGATCTTGCGAGGGCTGGTGGTGAAGTGCCGTAAGGCGCGCCAGCGGCCGGTCAGCGTCGCGAATCCGCGTTCACCCAGACAGCGCAGGCCACGCAGCAGGGCATTGTAGGTGCGCGTGTCGACATCAAGTACCTGCCCGCCTGCGGGCTGCTTGACCGGTGTGAACACTCCGATGCCCGCCCCGTCGTAGCCGTTGTCGGCCAGGGTGGGCAGGTCGAGTCGGGAGGCGGCCCAGTACAGGGCGCCCAGCACGTGTTCGCGGGCCGCGGTCAGGTCGTGCACCGAGCCGGGTTCGACATCGCTGATCCACAGCGGGAAACCGTTCGGCGCCATCAGGGCCTGGATGTTGCCGCCGTGCTCGTGTGCTTTGCCGGAGTACCACCGGTCGATCTGCTCGCCTTTCGCGCTGGTGGTCTTCTCGGCGAGGCGGTCGGTGGGAAAGATCTTGCCGTCGAGAACGACGTGGGCCAGTCCCTCGTTCTTGGCGTGTCGCAATGCTGCGTGCAGGTCCGGGGCTTGCTCGGCGAGCACGGTGATGATCTCGTCGAGGTAGCGGTAGCCGGTGGCGCGGGAGATGCCGTGATCTCGGGCCAGCGCGGTGATGTCGGTGTTCTGGCGGAACCAGCGCAGGCCCATGACGGCCTGCCCGTAGCAGGTCAGCGCTCTGGCGCCCTTCCGAGTGCCACGGTCGCGGCGTTGGGTGTGGAGCAGGCGGCCCAGGTACTGGGCGAGTTCGCGGGGCACGTCGAGTGTGGCACGATAGCTGATCACGGGGAGCTTTCTGACTGGGATTTGATCTTCGCAAATCCAGTCCTATCAGAAGCTCCCCGTCCTTCTGCTCTCAGGCTCTGTTGTGCCTCGGGTCGCATGGCCAAGCGTTCGGCTGACTCCGTCAGGCCTTCAACGTTGGTGAGATCACCTCGTTGTGCCAGGACAACAGTTCACGAACCATCAAGGCCAGGTTCTCGGTGACTTGCTCACAGCCGTCGAGAATGAGCAGGACGTCACCGTCCGGCACCTTCTCGGCAATCTCCTGCACGTTAGCCCGTTCACCGATCAGACAACCGAAATTATCCACCACGGAGTCGGCGATCGCGCGCAGCGCTTCCTCCGCGGTCGTCGCGCCGTGCAGGTCCACCACGGCGACGGTGACCGAGTTCAGCCGGGTCATCTCGTCGGCCACCGCGGCCGCCAGCCTGCTCTTGCCCACCCCACCCGGCCCCGTCACCGTGGACAGGTGGGTGTCTGACCTGCACAGCTGCGCGGTCAGCGTCAGCAGGTCCGTATCGCGGCCGACCAGCGGCGGCAACTGGCGGGCCAACCGCGTCGACTGGTTGCCGCCCCGACCCAGTCCGGCGGTGGACGTGCACGTGTGAGGCATTCCCGATTCCCCCATTCAGTGGCCCGCACCCACCGGCTTCGCGCCGTCGGGTGCGGTCATCGAACTGCCCGTGTTCGCCGGTATCGTGAAAAAACGCTAAACGGTGGTCCAATTGGCTGACGCCCAATGCGTCCGTTCGACTCCTCGACACGAATCTATTGGACCGCTAGGGCACCCACCCGCCGGATGGCGTTCACGAATAACTGCACGGTGTCTTATTCTGGATTGTTTCCATGCTCGTGTCCACTATCCGGGAGGGGTGCCGGCGATTGAACTCGCATAACAACACCTTTGCCGCGAAACCGATCTCCGGCGCCCATGTCACAGTCGGGCGCTCGCGTGCGTCGGTCTGGGCAGCAGGTCGACGAGGGGAAGAGTGGATCATGAGTTCGCTGGGAGAGAAGTTCGTCGTGGCGTGGGCGACCCAGGACTGGGACGCCCTCGCGGAGCTCTACGACGAGGACGTCATCCTCTACGCGCCCTTCGCGTGGAAAGTCGCAGGCCGGGCGACGATCCTCAAGGTCGCCGTCCAATTCCACCTGACGTACCCAGGGCTGCGGGCGGCCCTGCACGACGAGTTCCACAACGCCGACAACACCCGTGCGGTGTTCCGCTACTCCTGGGACTGGCACAACACCGGCCCGTTCTACGGGCAGCCCGCGACCGACGAGCGCGGAACCACGATCGAGACCCACACCGTCCGGCTGCGCGACGGCCGCATCACCGAGCAGATCGTCTCCACGAACAACCTGGCGTTGATCAGCCTGCAACTGGGCCGGGGCGTGGAGTTCCCGTTGGTCACCCCGGATCCGGCGCTGGCCATCGTCTCCGCGGCCGGCTGACCCCGCACCGCTTAGGAGACATCACCCAGCGGCGGCCCTGGTCGACGACGAGGTGGTTCCGCCGGCGTCACAGGCCCACCGCGCCCGGCCGGTCCATTGTGGACTCCGAGTGGCCGAACCCATGGGCGCGAAGTGGATCCACACCACTAGCTGAACATCCTCCGGGAGGGCCCGCTAGTCGGCGGGCACCCGGATGCGGGACAGCTTGTGCTCCTCGCGGATGACCCAGATGGCCTCCACCCGGCCGTCCGACTCCGCGAAGTCGAGGACGAACGTCGCGTACAACTCGTCGCCCACGACGAACAGCCCGCTGCCGCTGCCGTTGAACTCCACGTACCGCGACCGCATCCCCCGCGGGAACCGGCCCGCGACCGACGCGAAGTACTCGGCGATCGACAGCGACCCGGACACCGGCTCCCAGGGACCGCCCTCGGACTGGCCGTTGGAGTCGACCCACATGGTCACGTCCGGTGCGAGCAGCTCCATCAGCCCACCGAGGTCGCCGCCGAGAGCCGCCGCCAGGAACCGCTCGGTCACCTTCCTGGCCTGCTTGCCGTTCGCGGCGAACCGCGGCCGCCCCCGGACGTTGCCCCGCGCCCGGCTGCCGAGCTGGCGCACGGCCGCCTCCGAACGGTCGATCACCGCCGCCACCTCGGGAAAGCTGAAGCCGAACACCTCGTGCAGCACGAACACCGCCCGCTCCAGCGGCGACAACCGTTCCAGCATCACCAGGATCGCCATGGAAACGGAGTCAGCCCTGGTCACACCCTCCGCCGAATCCGGCCCCGTCAACAACGGCTCCGGCAACCACGACCCGACGTACTGCTCCCGCCGCACCTTGGCCCGCCGGAGGTGGTCGATCGACGTCCGGGTGACCGCGCGAACCAGGTAACCCCGCGGATCGACGACCGCCTCCCGGTCGATCCTGCTCCACCGCAGCCAGGTCTCCTGCATGGTGTCCTCGGCGTCCACGACACTGCCGAGCATCCGGTACGCGATGCCGAACATGAGTTCCCGGTATTCCTCGAACACATCGGTCCGAGTCGGGTCCGCCTGCATACCGAAACCATACCAGTCAGGCACCCCAGAACCCGGCGCCGATCAGGCGAAGTACTGGCGGCCAACGGGTTTTCCGGCGTACCCGCACCAGTGCGCACCCCCGCACGGAACCACCGGGAGATCCCCATGGCCCCGCTCAACGGTCACAGGGGGCAAGCGGTCAACGCACGACGAAATCGACGAACGAACTGCCGGTCTGCCCGCCATCGGTGCGGATGTCCACCTGAAGGCGGTAGTCACCCGGCGAATCGAGCGAATCCTTGAAGTTGAACATGGTGATCCCCCCGGACGTGCACCTGGTGTTGCGCAACGGCAACACCTCGGTGCCCCCGCGCGTCAACGACCAGGACGGGTAGCAGCCCGAACTGAGCTGACCGGCATCGTCGTACACGTCGACGTTCGCCCCCGGCGTCGATCCCGCGCGGTACTCCGACGGACCGATCTTGCCCCCCGACCCCATCTTGATGGTGACGATCAAGGCCCCGGCGCGCTTCGGAGGAGCCGCGGCTGTCGTGGGCGTTTCAACCGGTGACCGAACCGCGGCGGTCGCGGAAGGCTGGGCCGCGGCTGTCTCGTTCGGGACTTCCTCGGGTTGGGGTAAACCAGTCGGAGTCACTCCGGTGGAGCCTGCCTCCTGCGTCTGCTGCGGCAGAGCGGCTGTCGTCGTCGCCGTACCCGTGAAGCGCTCCACGAACGACAGGAAACCGTCCACGTTCGCCGCACCGACGACGATGGCCGTCACGATCGCGGCGACCGCTCCGAGTTTGCCGTACTTGGCCCAGCGATCGCTCCCGTGCGTCATGCGCCGTCGCTCCCCCTCGATGTGGATGGTGTCGGGAGCTGTATCGACCGAAGGGCCCGAAAGGTTTCGCGCCACACGATGTTCGCGCTGCCACAAGGCGCCTTCTGAGCAGCACCCACCCGCTGGATCCGGACTGCTGCCACGAATTCCCCGCCCCGCGCCTCGGCCGCGTCCACCACGTCGTCAACCAGGCCCCGCTCGGCCGCACAGCAGGGGCTCATCAACTCCTCGCGGTAGACCCGCACCAGCCGCTCACGGGTGGCGTCGATGTCAACCGTCCCCGCCGACGACGCCGTTTGGTTCGCGACCACGCCCACCACGTTCCCGTCCAGCCGGACGAACACGCACACGATGTTCGTCGCCCATTGCTCGTGCACCTCCAGGAAGTCACCGTCGTCAACCAGTTCGGCCTCCGCACAACCACGCCGCCTCCGTTGTGCAGAGCAGCAGCCACGTCGTTCGGCACGGTCAACCGACCCTCCGGGCATCACAGCGCCAAAAGAAACAGCGCACCCCGACCAACCGTCTCCGACCCGCGGTCCACGACCGGCATGACAACCGCGTTGACCACGATCCCGTGCGAAGCCAACTCCAGCGCGAGCCGCCGCACCGCCTGGTCCACCGAGATCACCGTGAACCCGACGACAACCACCCGCCCACCTTCGGTGAAGGACTCACCAGCGCAGCGGCCACGCCGTCCAACACCGCCAGATCCGGCGAGACCACGTGGTGCACGCAGGCATCAAGCCCGCCACACCGAACACGCACAGCCTCAACCAGCCCGACCACAGCCTCACGATCACCAACCGCACCGCAACAACCTCCACCCCACCGTCCGTCCGGACAGCACCCTTCGCGCCCCACCCTCGTCCGCATCACCCTCACCACAACCCGCCCCACCAACCCAAGGCCAGTAACCTCGCCGCCACTCCCAATCACGCCGATCACCTCCACTCTGGTGCGCCACCACCGTCCACCCGCTCACTAGGCCCCAACTCAAGAGCAGACCGCGCGGCGGATGCCCCCTTGGGTCGCTTGAGAAGTCGTCGCCGCTGGTAGTGCGAGGGGGTCGCTGTATTTGATGGCATATTCGGGTGATCGTGTCTTTGCTCTACATGGTGGCCAGGAAACTGCTGTCCGTCCCGTCAGCGGTGCTGCAGCACGCGAACGCGATACGTCGCCGACAACTGACGGGCCCGACCCACTACGAACCGGCTGGCCGACTCCGACCATCGCCCACGGTCTGCTGACCTACACCCGTTGATGAGGCGGCCTACCTGCTCAACCTGAGCTGCGGCTTGGCCTACCAGCGCGTCCGCGAGGGCCTCACTCCCGCAAAGCGCGTCAGCCGCCACCGGCTCGTGATTGGGCACGAGATCACGACGGCTGCGCACGACGCGTCAGTCATGCAGACCCACGTACTCCCCAGAGGGAAGCTGGCCACTGTCCAAGATCGACGAACTCCCGGTGCAGAAGTGGGTCACTGACCTGGCTGGTCACCGATCACGGCCCGTCCTGTCGAAGTGCCTGCAACTGGCCTCAGCAGTACTGCGGTCCGCCGTGCGAAACCAGCTCATCGGGACGAACCCATGTGAAGGAGTGCGGTTCCCGAAGCTGCGGAAGCGCGACACCGAAGGACAGATCATCAGCCGCGACGACTTCCGGATCGCGCTACTACCGGCGGTGCCCGATCGATACCGGGCAGTGGTCACCCTCGCTGCCGGTGCCGGTCTGCGGTGGGGTGAGGCGATCGGCACCCGTGATGATGCGTTGGACCGCTGACGATGACCGAATCCTGAAGGCATTGGACGACCCGGAAGGCAAACCTGAGCCTCAATCCACCGAGGATTGTGATCTGAAATGTCTCCAGACATGAAAGCAGATGCCCTCTGAACTGCGATAATGGGACTTGCGACGGTTCCATCAACGCGTGAGCAAAGGACATCTGCCAAGTGCGATCCTCTCATACCGCCTCGGCGGTGTCGGCGCGGTTCGACGATCCGAACCTGATCGCCGACGCCGGCCTGATACCGGTGCTACGACTGGCCCGACACTGCCGCCTGCCCGAACTGGCCGCCGAGGCGATCCGCATCCCCGACGCGGACAGCGGCGGCGCCAACCCCGCCGCGAAGGTGATGTCACTGGTCGCGGCCATGGTCGCGGGCGCGGACAGCATCGACGACGTCCACCGAGTACGACATGGCGGCATGGACCTCGCGTTCGACGGGACACGCGCACCCTCCACCGTGGGCACCTTCCTGCGATCGTTCACCCACGGCCATGTCCGCCAACTCCACCAGGTGCACCGGGCGTTCCTGGCCGAACTGGCCGCCCGCACCCCGCTGCTCCCCGGCGCGGACACCGTGGCGTTCATCGATATCGACCCCACCCACAGACGGGTCTACGGGCATGCCAAACAGGGTGCCGAGCACGGCCGTCTCAAGGGACAGCGCACCCTGCATCCGTTGGTGGCGGTGGTCTCCACGCCGCTGGCCCGGCCGGTGATCGCCGCGGTGCGGATGCGACGCGGCAAAGCCGCCGACGTGCGCGGCGCGGAGTCCTTCGTCGCCGAAGCCCTCGCCGTCGCCGCCCAGATCGGCTGCACCGGGATACGGATCGTCCGCGCGGACGCGAAGTTCTACACCGCCGACGTGGTCGCGGCCTGCCGCCGGGCCGGCGCCCGTTTCTCGTTGACCACCGGCACGAACCCCTCCATCACCGCCGCGATCACCACGATCGCCGACCACGCGTGGATCCCGATCCGCTACCCGAACGCGATCGAGGACCCCGACACCGGCGAGTTGATCTCCGACGCCGAGGTCGCCGAAATCCCGTGCTACACCGCGTTCACCGGACGCCGTAAAACCGAGCGGGTCACCGCCACGTTGATGGTGCGCCGCGTGAAACGCTTGAACACCACGACATCGGCGGGGCAGACCGAACTGTTCCCCGCCTACCGTTACCACACGGTGTTCACCGACAGCCCTTTCGAACTCGTGCCCGCCGAAGCCGACCACCGCCGGCACGCGGTCATCGAACAGGTCATCGCCGACGGCAAAGCCGGCCCGCTGGCGCACCTGCCCTCGGGACATTTCCAGGCCAACGCGGCCTGGCTGACCTGCTGGGCGATCACCCACAACCTGCTACGGGCCGCCGGGTCGTTGGCATCGGTCTTCCACACCAAGGCCACCACCGCGACCCTCCGCGCCCATCTGATCGCCGTGCCGGCCCGCCTGGCCCGCTCCGCCCGCTGCTATCTCACCGTTCACCTGCCCCGGCACTGGCCCTGGCGGGACGCCCGGCAACAACTCTTCGACGCCGTTCACCCCGATGCGGTTCACGTCGCACCGCCACCATCGGCCTGACCCGACCTGTCCACCCGCCCCGCGAGGGCCCGACATCCCGACCACAGTGGAAATGCTGGACAGACCAGCGGATCACGCCTGTCCTCATCTCCGGCCATCACCCACAAACCACGACATGATCATTCCGGAATCACATCGGTGGATCAGGGCTCAGTGACGGGGGCACCGCGATGGAACCGCCGCTGAACATCCTGTGGATCCGACCGAAGGGCTACATCTCGTTCTGCCACGAGCAGCCGGCACTCGGGGCTACAGTTGTCTTCCAATTTCCAACCAGGCATCGACTT
This window contains:
- a CDS encoding carboxyl transferase domain-containing protein, with amino-acid sequence MPGGSVDRAERRGCCSAQRRRRGCAEAELVDDGDFLEVHEQWATNIVCVFVRLDGNVVGVVANQTASSAGTVDIDATRERLVRVYREELMSPCCAAERGLVDDVVDAAEARGGEFVAAVRIQRVGAAQKAPCGSANIVWRETFRALRSIQLPTPSTSRGSDGA
- the sigJ gene encoding RNA polymerase sigma factor SigJ; protein product: MQADPTRTDVFEEYRELMFGIAYRMLGSVVDAEDTMQETWLRWSRIDREAVVDPRGYLVRAVTRTSIDHLRRAKVRREQYVGSWLPEPLLTGPDSAEGVTRADSVSMAILVMLERLSPLERAVFVLHEVFGFSFPEVAAVIDRSEAAVRQLGSRARGNVRGRPRFAANGKQARKVTERFLAAALGGDLGGLMELLAPDVTMWVDSNGQSEGGPWEPVSGSLSIAEYFASVAGRFPRGMRSRYVEFNGSGSGLFVVGDELYATFVLDFAESDGRVEAIWVIREEHKLSRIRVPAD
- a CDS encoding AMP-binding protein, which translates into the protein MTTDPFDLRPPDWMTSRYRHEGWWRDRSILHDLVSAAATCPTRPAIVSYRAETGRVTTLRYGELLRYVRRFTGALAALGIRRGDAVAYQLPDWWETTALTLACMWTGAVAVPIQTTIGPREVELILTDSEARLCVTTQSWQGTEPAAELERMAGRLPRLRYRVVYGDQPGNGAVDFAEHFLDTPHEDLASKPPPLPTGSAMDEPRLLMFTSGTTGQRKSVLHTENSIYAGIAGYARPVERGWDRHEVFCTPHPITALAGLLYSIWGPLLAQGTGVYQDVWDADRQLDLIASAGVTQLFAAPIFLTRMVEAQRRRPRDLPTLRLLKAGASPAPTGLVDQLAEGFGVPIRSCWAMTEVGLGMRTREDDPDRWAAHSDGHPLPGLSVDLRPVPGVDGLSRLWVRGPSLCTAVWQTNAAGERDVRRPWESDGGWFDTGDLVRPDGRGGLRFAGRANRRIGGMFMIPVEEVEKELHQHPAIREVAVIGYSVSDCDEQPCVVVASRGRCPSLADLRDFLVWRGMTEWYLPTKLIQVDSLPHDPCGKVDYDRLPVVLSAAKVS
- a CDS encoding AAA family ATPase translates to MARQLPPLVGRDTDLLTLTAQLCRSDTHLSTVTGPGGVGKSRLAAAVADEMTRLNSVTVAVVDLHGATTAEEALRAIADSVVDNFGCLIGERANVQEIAEKVPDGDVLLILDGCEQVTENLALMVRELLSWHNEVISPTLKA
- a CDS encoding nuclear transport factor 2 family protein, which gives rise to MSSLGEKFVVAWATQDWDALAELYDEDVILYAPFAWKVAGRATILKVAVQFHLTYPGLRAALHDEFHNADNTRAVFRYSWDWHNTGPFYGQPATDERGTTIETHTVRLRDGRITEQIVSTNNLALISLQLGRGVEFPLVTPDPALAIVSAAG
- a CDS encoding IS1380 family transposase, whose product is MRSSHTASAVSARFDDPNLIADAGLIPVLRLARHCRLPELAAEAIRIPDADSGGANPAAKVMSLVAAMVAGADSIDDVHRVRHGGMDLAFDGTRAPSTVGTFLRSFTHGHVRQLHQVHRAFLAELAARTPLLPGADTVAFIDIDPTHRRVYGHAKQGAEHGRLKGQRTLHPLVAVVSTPLARPVIAAVRMRRGKAADVRGAESFVAEALAVAAQIGCTGIRIVRADAKFYTADVVAACRRAGARFSLTTGTNPSITAAITTIADHAWIPIRYPNAIEDPDTGELISDAEVAEIPCYTAFTGRRKTERVTATLMVRRVKRLNTTTSAGQTELFPAYRYHTVFTDSPFELVPAEADHRRHAVIEQVIADGKAGPLAHLPSGHFQANAAWLTCWAITHNLLRAAGSLASVFHTKATTATLRAHLIAVPARLARSARCYLTVHLPRHWPWRDARQQLFDAVHPDAVHVAPPPSA
- a CDS encoding transposase family protein; its protein translation is MISYRATLDVPRELAQYLGRLLHTQRRDRGTRKGARALTCYGQAVMGLRWFRQNTDITALARDHGISRATGYRYLDEIITVLAEQAPDLHAALRHAKNEGLAHVVLDGKIFPTDRLAEKTTSAKGEQIDRWYSGKAHEHGGNIQALMAPNGFPLWISDVEPGSVHDLTAAREHVLGALYWAASRLDLPTLADNGYDGAGIGVFTPVKQPAGGQVLDVDTRTYNALLRGLRCLGERGFATLTGRWRALRHFTTSPRKIGAIVKAALVLTHFEHGRLT
- a CDS encoding LuxR C-terminal-related transcriptional regulator, coding for MTLYGERLFPLRPLPTPKWPLTEDVAELQEYPSVALFMDRARAVDPSFALTAENAGPVAEICRRMDGLPLAIELTAARLRLFPVGTLVARLREGSYGPAGKNTGKLQRHRSVHALTESSFRLLDEEQQRLLTRISVSSQDVGLHTVEELGGLAPHQTEHVLEPLVDLNLVAVRHGAGDPRFAVLETVRAFCMAVLAERGELVEARSRHAEHFQAFAERSRPHLTGPDQAHWLDELAAAHDNVRRALEFLRHEGRLTEAARTAVAIHRFWLVRGHLEVGSLHLAAAPPLSGGALDSAQGVLATAMGDVLRAAEAFHRAGTAYRASGDQDLELAMLAQRHATLLHAGERLNVRSVDAVIRAAGRPEAPTEIGDAALALAMSSGHDLDRWEERLEAARQVYLRHQDVRGLGLVVAEQGEVAVARGQVDLAERSFRLSLEKLWSVGERTMLPTVLDAYAFLLWKQIPGQEDRVVRVMAASSTLRKATRAAPLRALRSVPAGPLRQLRTHLGNPRFEALWHEGRLLDTAAVVAEILSAPLLAGSGRTPSAPQDAKLTPRQYQIAALVSQGLTNRQIAHQLQISEWTAVNHVRQIMHRLGLPSRIHVAQWVLKAGYGLGNLRGGQHDG